The Blautia pseudococcoides genome segment AATTATCAATATGAGAGTGGTAAGGCATAGTTCCCTAGAGAAAGACCTAACTACATAAGACCGAAAAAGAATCCTATTAAGAGGATAAATAAGCGGTTAGGTGATATATCAGAAAGTGCCCTCATATTGAACATTTACCACAAAAGTAATAAAAAGGTTTCAGAATATATGTAAAGAAATATATTTTGAAAGAACAAAGTATTTATACATCATTCAAAGATATAAAAATGTAGAAGATATAATAAGTTAAATTTGTTGAAATAAGCCTGTTGTATTTAGATTTTCTTGAAAAAGAAGTAAGTTATTTTATATCCCGAAGAAATGTATAAAGAAATGTTTTGAAAACAAAATAGCCCGAACTATTTGTTAGAAGCTTTTTATTATCCATAATAGATTTGATATGAACTTTCAATAAATCTTATCAGACAACCAGAATTTCAATATCCAAGAAGAGTGAAGACCATTTCAATGAAGGCTTTGTCAGAGTCCAAAAGGGATTTGGGTAGAACATTCATACAAGAAATGAAAGGAAACTCAAAGAGATTAAGAATTCTGAGTGAAAGATTTATAAATAGGGAATGAGAAGATTAAAAAGAAGTATAAAAGAATAAGGAAGGAACAAAATAACAGTATTCATTCCGGATTTTTTATCAATATTAGAAAAAGAAAGGAATAAAAAAATTGAATAACGCAGATCATTAGAACAACCGTTGTATCCGAAAATCGAAGATATGACGGTTGTTCATTTTTTGCATTTTATGCTATAATACCCTCAGGCAAACAAAGTTTCCCTGTCTCACACCAATTTTCCAATTTCGCATAGTACGCCAACACCATTATCTTTCTTCATTATATAAAGCTACTGATATAGATTGGTAATGATATCCCTCCCGACAGTGAAAACCAGGAAAATACAGGGAGATGGGGCCGGGGTGTGTGCTGTGTCCGTGTGATGTTTCAGTGGAGCTTCACGAAGATCCACCTGCCCCATCTCCCTGTATTTTCCGTCCCTTTTGCCAATAAAATAAAAAAGGACCCAATAACCATGATAACCCCTAAAATCCTATACGAAGACCCCCACCTCCTAATCTGTCACAAACCTCCAGGCCTCCCCGTCCAAACCAAAAAGATCAACACCCCAGACCTGGAATCCATCCTCCTAACCTACTTGACATCAAAAGGCGATCCTCCCTCCCTTGCCGTGATCCACCGCCTCGATCAGCCCGTGGAAGGCATCCTGGTCTTCACAAAAACCAAAGAGGCAGCCAAAAATCTAAACACCCAGATCCAGGACGGCAAAATGGGAAAATACTACCTTGCCGCTGTCAGCGGCATTCTGACAGAAAAAGAATCCCGCCTGGAAAATGAGTTGATCAAAGACGCCAAAACCAACACATCCAGAGTATCCAGGCAAAAAACGCCTCAAAGCAAAAAAGCCGTTCTGGAATACCGTGTATTAAAAGAGGAGGAAGACAGATCATTACTGGAAATCCACCTTCTGACAGGCCGTCATCACCAAATCCGTGTCCAGATGGCATACGCAGGCCACCCGCTGCTGGGGGATACCAAATACAATCCCCAGGCAGGGAAAGAAAAAGAATGGCAGTACATAGCTTTATGTGCATACAAATTATCATTTGCCCATCCAAAAACAAAGAAAAAAATGGAATTCCAGGTAAAGCCCTCTGGAAATTTTCCTATAGTATAGGTAAGAAAAGTCCACGCATACTGATAGAGAAGAACAAAAAAAATAAGGTATGGTGAGTGGAAGATGAGATGGAAGAAGGCGGGCATAACAGTGGGAGTATTCGCAGGCGTATTTTTGATAATGAAATATGCGGTACCTGTGATGCTCCCATTTCTTTTAGGGGGGCTTCTGGCACTCGCCATACTTCCAGCGGCCAGATGGCTGGCTGACCGGAAACTCTGCAGAAAACTTCATTTTACAGAGGGGGGCATTGGCGCGGTTCTGATTCTTCTTCTCTCAGTGGCAAGCATTCTCGGCTTCATGTGGCTTCTCCAGGCCCTATCCACACAGATTGGACGGCTGATCTCTTTCTATCCGGTGATAAAAAAAGAATTCTGCCAGATCATCGGACAATGCTGCAGACAGGTGGAGTACACAATGGGGATACCGGCTCAGGAGAGCAGTCAGTATATTTATATGCAGCTCAGCAATCTGGGCAGTTCTTTTTTTGACGGAAGCCAGTCCATGGAAGCTGCGGTGGATTCCATGAAAACGTGTGTTGTGGTGGTAGGCGGCCTGATTCTGTGCGTGGTATCCGCAGTTTTGATCCTGCAGGAACACGGAGACTGGAAAGCGCAGTTCGCCTCCTGGCCGGTTTTCGTGAAGATCAGAAATCTTTTCCGGAATTTGAAGAACGGAATAGCGGAATATTTCAAAGCCCAGATAAAGATCATGGGAATTATTATTCTGCTCTGCATAGCCGGACTGTTTTTACTGGGAACATCCCATTTCCTCCTCGCCGGGCTGGCACTGGGACTTTTGGACGCCCTGCCGGTATTGGGAACAGGAACATTTCTTGTGCCCGCAGCCCTGGTGCTTGCCCTGAGGGGAAATGCTGTGGGTGCTGTTGGATGTATCGCCCTCTATCTTGTTACAAGCTGCGTCAGGCAGTTTCTGGAACCCCGCCTGATCGGAAAAAAAGTGGGTGTATCCCCTCTTCTTGTTCTGCTGTCCGTGTATCTGGGTCTTTTTTTGTACGGAGGAGCAGGTTTTTTGCTTGGCCCACTTTCCGCTTTGGTGATTTACGGGATTTTACGCGAATGGAATCTTCTGGACTATGGGAAAAATGAATAGAAAAGTTCCTGAAAATTTTACGAAATTATTACAAAAAGCATATGGACTAATGTATAGTTTCGTGTATAATGGAAACGTAGTTAAAATGAAGAGAAGTCCATGTAAAAATCTGGTAAAACCGTGCAGGGGCATGGTATGAGCCTTGGAGGTAGGGCATGAAACGTACGATAGTTGCTTTATTATGCATCGCGCTGGCAGTGGGTTCCCTGGCAGGATGCGGTGATAAGAATAAGAATGAGGTACCTGTGAACACGGAGGCGAAAGCCGAAGATAAACCGGTTGTGGGAAGTAGTGGGGAACCTCAGAAGGATACAGAAGAGAATCAGAAGGAAGTGGAAAAAGAAAATACAGAGAACGCAGAGCATACCGGTGAGGATGAGAAAAGCCAGGATGCGGAAGAAGAGAAAGATGCTGACATGTCTGAAGACTTGACCATGACAACTCTGAAAAGCAGTGCCGGTACCATTGATTATACGTCCCTGGAGGGATTGAATCTGGAGGCCGGCGGCCATATTGCAGTAGTTGTCAAGAGTACCAAGACAGGATACTGGGAAACTGTAAAAAAAGGCATGGAAGCAGCCGTAAAAGATTTAAATAAAAAACTGGAATATAAAGGTGATGATAAGATAAAACTATCCTTTGAAGGACCGTCCGATGAGACGGATGTGGAGAGTCAGATCAATATCATCGACGCGGTTCTGGCTGAGAATCCGGGGGTTCTCTGTTTGGCAGCCATAGATATGGAATCCTGCCAGGCACAGCTTGAGACTGCAGAGGAGAATGGAATCCCGGTTGTGGTGCTGGATTCAGGCGTTGTGACAGGAACTGTGAACTCTGTTTGTGCCACAGACAACAAGGCAGCAGGAGCGGACGCTGCTAAAAAGCTCAGCGAAGCCATTGGAGACAGCGGTGAGATCGCCGTCATGGCCCATATTGAAAGTTCTGAGAGCAGCCAGGACAGAGAAGCAGGATTTGCCGATGAGATCGCTGCAAACCATCCGGAGATCAAAATTGTGAATGTCTCCTATGAAAATGAGGAGATGTCCGTCAAAGAAATGGCTGCAAAAGTGCTGGA includes the following:
- a CDS encoding RluA family pseudouridine synthase, with product MITPKILYEDPHLLICHKPPGLPVQTKKINTPDLESILLTYLTSKGDPPSLAVIHRLDQPVEGILVFTKTKEAAKNLNTQIQDGKMGKYYLAAVSGILTEKESRLENELIKDAKTNTSRVSRQKTPQSKKAVLEYRVLKEEEDRSLLEIHLLTGRHHQIRVQMAYAGHPLLGDTKYNPQAGKEKEWQYIALCAYKLSFAHPKTKKKMEFQVKPSGNFPIV
- a CDS encoding AI-2E family transporter, which encodes MRWKKAGITVGVFAGVFLIMKYAVPVMLPFLLGGLLALAILPAARWLADRKLCRKLHFTEGGIGAVLILLLSVASILGFMWLLQALSTQIGRLISFYPVIKKEFCQIIGQCCRQVEYTMGIPAQESSQYIYMQLSNLGSSFFDGSQSMEAAVDSMKTCVVVVGGLILCVVSAVLILQEHGDWKAQFASWPVFVKIRNLFRNLKNGIAEYFKAQIKIMGIIILLCIAGLFLLGTSHFLLAGLALGLLDALPVLGTGTFLVPAALVLALRGNAVGAVGCIALYLVTSCVRQFLEPRLIGKKVGVSPLLVLLSVYLGLFLYGGAGFLLGPLSALVIYGILREWNLLDYGKNE
- a CDS encoding ABC transporter substrate-binding protein produces the protein MKRTIVALLCIALAVGSLAGCGDKNKNEVPVNTEAKAEDKPVVGSSGEPQKDTEENQKEVEKENTENAEHTGEDEKSQDAEEEKDADMSEDLTMTTLKSSAGTIDYTSLEGLNLEAGGHIAVVVKSTKTGYWETVKKGMEAAVKDLNKKLEYKGDDKIKLSFEGPSDETDVESQINIIDAVLAENPGVLCLAAIDMESCQAQLETAEENGIPVVVLDSGVVTGTVNSVCATDNKAAGADAAKKLSEAIGDSGEIAVMAHIESSESSQDREAGFADEIAANHPEIKIVNVSYENEEMSVKEMAAKVLEENPNLKGYFCTNQMTADDVLDALKEAGKEDMAVVGFDAGKKQKEAIKDGREAGVIAQNPYGMGYATVVAAARAWLGLENDSFINPGYQWIDAASLDDEKLKNYLYE